The Deltaproteobacteria bacterium genomic interval CTTTTCGTAAAGCCGCAGCACAATTCAATCTTCCTCATCTTATCAAATCACCAATTAGCGCCATCGATGGGACACCTGAATATAAAATCGAAGTTGATCGCGGAACCTTAGCCGGCCTGATAGAAACTCCTTCTCGAGTGGCTGCTGCGATTAATTTGCTAGCTGATTATTGGGAATATGGCTTTAAACCTTCGAGGCCCGTCGAATTGCTGCCGGTATCTTCGTATCCGCCGCTTAATCGTATAAAACCTATTAGAATATAATTTTCACTTAGCGTCTGAAAATTCTTTAGCGTGTAAAATAATTTGCATTATAGATTTAAGTTATTAGTGCATACTGGCATTGCTGTACTAAAAAATTCGGTAGCTTTTTTTTGCATAACGACAGGATCATCTATCTTATTGACTTGACGACGAAATTCATTAGCACCGCATAATCCATGGCTATACCAAAATAAGTGGATGCGAAAACCACGAACTCCGCGCTTGAAATCACCAACAAACTCCAAATGTGCCTCTAAGTGTTTACGTATTAATTGCCAGCGATCATTGGGAGTCTGCGGTGAAACTTCAGGAGCTGTTAGCGCTTGAAAAATCCATGGATTACCAAGGGCACCACGTCCAATCATCACTGCAGCACATCCTGTTTGATCAAACATCTGACGAGCTAAAGCAGGTGTGCGGGCATCACCATTGCCGATAATAGGAATGCTAGAAGCTGCAACAAGTTCAGTAATAAAAGACCAATTGGCTTTACCTGAATAACCCTGTGAACAAGTACGTGCGTGCAGTGTAATAACCGAGCAACCAGAATCGATAAGCACTCGCGAAAATTCAATATAATTTAACGAATGAACATCCCAACCAGCGCGAATTTTAGCTGTTACTGGTACTGGTACTCTATTGGTTACAGCTTGAATAATTTTTGCTGCTCGCAAGGGGTCTTTAAGTAGCGCTGCTCCGGCACCTTCACGGGTGACTTTTTTTACTGGGCAACCCATATTTATATCGATTATATCTGCCCCAAGATCTACAGCGCGGGCTGCCCCTTCGGCCATCGCTTTCGGATCACCACCAAAAAGTTGAACCCAAAATGGCTTCTCTTCTAAATCATGAGCTAAAAAACGTTCTGTACGACTTGAACCATAGAACAAGCCTTTGGCACTGACTAACTCAGTTAGTGCAGCGGCTGCACCTAAATTACGCGCAATAATACGAAAAGGCTTTTCGCTAACCCCCGCCATAGGTGCAAGAATCCATGGGTTGCTAAGTGTATATGGACCTATTTGCATAATTTAAATCAATAATTAGCGATTACCCTTAAATTTCTGCAAGTAAAAAGATTATTTATGTTCGAGGGCAAAATATCCAGCAATGACTTTTTTTTCTTCTGCGGTATTAGTTAATGCTACTGTAATATAACTATTTTTACTATCATGTCTCCATACTGCAATACGGTCATAACCTGGTCGATGCCAAGCATATTTTTCACGCTTATAGTTTTTTTGTCTAAGCTCACTGGCAACAAATTTTTCAAGTGATATCCAATCTGCTCGTGGGTCGATAATAAAATATCGCTTCGCAACTATACAAAAGTTTTGACGCAAATAAGTCAAAATATTTTTTTCAAGCGCTTGGCAATCATTGGTATAGTCTTGATTTTTTATTTCAACAAGAGTGGCTGGTGGTGCACGTAGTTCAATAAATTCTTTAAATGGTGGCAATGTGTTTGCCATAACTAATGTCCCTAAAAAAATGACGGCACTAGCACTTAAAAACCAGTGCCGTCGCTTGTTAATTAATAAATTAAACATAATATCAACTTATGGTTTATTACCAACATTAAACTGGTTAAAGCTGCCCTGGGTTAATAAAGTTTCTAGCGAAACAGTTATTACTGGATCGGCGCTATCTAACCCTTCGCCAATATTTAGATTATGATTCCAGGGATTTCGCAATACCACCTGAATATTGCCAGCCTCATCTTTATAAATTCGTTCTACAGTATAGACATGAAATTCTGCTAAGCCATCATTAGCTTCGTCTGGATTTGTAGTTAATGTGACTGGGCGATCTTCATTCAATGCTGTATCTATAATGTTATACATTCGCTCAGCATCTGCTTCTTCAGGTAAAAACCACATTGAATGTATATCGGTGCCTTTAGATCCAGTAAGCGCAAACAACGCTTCACGTGGCCAACCACCGTTAATATCATTATAACCTTCATCTAACCCATCAGACCAATTACCATCATGTTGTTTAGCATATGCAGTTTCAATGACTGCTGGCCATATTAAAGCATCATTACCGGTATTATCAGCGGTGCTACCGCCTCGACGGTTTATATTATCTTCAAGGTCTGCTTGAGTAACATGAATTTCGACTTCTTCAGTTTTATAGCCTGGAGGTAACCAATGCCATTTACGCTCATGCATAGTAACAATGAAATCGCCCGTATAAGGGTCATACTTAATCATATCTTTAATAGCATCTGGTTGTTGGTTAGCTAACGCTCCTAGCGTTGCCATCAAATAGCAGTCACCAATAGCATCTTGATCAACATCTGTAGCAGCCGGTATTCCCGATGGACCATAAAGCGTAGTAGGATCAAAACGAAACGCAGCCACCCCTGTTAGACC includes:
- the dusB gene encoding tRNA dihydrouridine synthase DusB, translated to MQIGPYTLSNPWILAPMAGVSEKPFRIIARNLGAAAALTELVSAKGLFYGSSRTERFLAHDLEEKPFWVQLFGGDPKAMAEGAARAVDLGADIIDINMGCPVKKVTREGAGAALLKDPLRAAKIIQAVTNRVPVPVTAKIRAGWDVHSLNYIEFSRVLIDSGCSVITLHARTCSQGYSGKANWSFITELVAASSIPIIGNGDARTPALARQMFDQTGCAAVMIGRGALGNPWIFQALTAPEVSPQTPNDRWQLIRKHLEAHLEFVGDFKRGVRGFRIHLFWYSHGLCGANEFRRQVNKIDDPVVMQKKATEFFSTAMPVCTNNLNL